GTGTGAGGATGACCCTTATAAATCCTTACCCAGACATCTGGCATGGCTTTTTCAGGCCTGGGTCTAAGCTGCTGGCATGTGAGCATTGTAGGAGATAATGCAGCCCTGACAATATAGAGCAAGAGACCAGAGAAAGAACAGAGACGTCTTATTGAGTTATGAGTTTATTCAATCACAGAAAAGGTCAAAGccagatttatttttcttttatcatccatccatctattctcTGGTTATGGATCCCTATGAGCTATTTAAAGAGCCACGTGGTTATTCGTCAATTTGCATAAGATATAATTTCAAATACGACAGTTCCAATTATTCTAGCATGACTGAACAGAGGGTTGTCGGtttcatattatatcataagTAAAATGAGAATTCAGGTCGGGCTCTATTCAGCCGCTTGACCGAGAGCGTTTCTGGCCTGGTGTAATCCGTGTCTGGTGAGCAAGAGAACGCAGCGCTGAGCCGGGGAAACCGTCGGGCTGCCCTGTTTCCCAGAGAACAGCAGCCTCTTTGTTGCTCGAGAACAAGGAGGCGACAAGGACTAAAAGGGAAATGTGCTCTATCCACTTACTTAGATTTCAAACCAACTGGTATCTGATTTCCTACGCAAACCTTCTCTTTGTCATGCAAGGTCATAGAACTGATAATATTGACTTGGTCAAGAGGAAAGTTCTGCCTGTGCCCTTGGAGGCCTTTTGCctgataaaaaaaactaaatcaagACAATGAACATCTGGAGATCATCAGAGTTTTTTTTAGAGAAGACAAGATTGGTGATAATTGGCTCGCATTATAGTCCACTCCTATTTAGAATGGGAACGGTGATGCAGCAGGTCTAAGCCTGCATGGTTGGTTCTTTCTGATGGTTTCACTGGATGAAATGAGGCATCGGCTCGATGACCTCCATGTTTGCTTCGAGAGCGTTTTCTGCAAAGAGATGGTAACGTCACATTTACCTGCTGGCAAACAAAGAAGGTGAAACGAGTTTGAACAATGTTGCATAATTATGGTAATTATAGGCTGGGCAGTGCCAAATAAAGCACTTGTGGTGCCCTCCTCCCCCCGAGTTGATATtccagattgtgtgtgtgtgtgatcttgaTGTATTAACTTTGTGATCAGCTCTGACTTGACTCAAAAAGGTTTCAGAATAAAACTAATAATCTTTTCAGTTTTTATACTCTAACTGCACATAAAAGGCTTTATTTGGATGTGTTGGTTTGAGTCGCACTTCCTGCGCGCTCTACTGTGAGAGAAGCAGCTGGCTCGTCACAGCTGTGTAACTAATAACTCACTCTCAGCATTTGGTCCTATTTGAGTATTTTGGTATGACGACATGTGCTATGCAATTGTGTTTTAACTTGTTTAAAAGTCGAATGTGAATTTCTTTGGACATTTTCTATTTAGTTTGACATGGTATTTCCACTGTATTTCACATCTGCAtcgaatgaaataaaaaataaaataattgtttatatatactttattgataatgcacaatatgatataCAGCGATCACAgaacaatattttcttttttgtgtgtatgtttcaatcAGATTACATGCATAGAGTGAAATGTAATGACTTTTAGTTCAATGATGTGATTTTGAACGCACAAACCATAAAGCCCAAACCTCATAGTTGCCACGGTGTCAATTTAAACCTCATTGCTCAACCCTGGTATGAAGTAGAGGGGATATCTATTGTCAATTGACCTCATCTGATGAACGGCAAcagctgtgtgtgggtgtgtgtgtgggtgtgcgtgtgggtgtttCTAGATCtgcatattcaattcagtttatttgtatagcccaatttcacaaattacaaatttgtctcggagtgctttacaatctgtacacatagacaacTGGTATAACTAGATTTCTTCTGCTATCGACATTGTACGCCTCAGTACAAATAATCCTCACTAAGAAGGTTTAGAAGCAGCTTCCCACTCATATTTGAGCAAGAAGCAAACTTCCCACGCCATTTTCAGCATGCAACCCAGCCAGCTGGTTTGTGACAAATTATACTTTTGGAGATCATCTTTACTTGCAGTGTCATGGAGTCAGTATGGGTAACTCATGTTCCCCAAATTATGCTATGCATAAAGTGACAAACGTACCAACGGTACATTGGCCCCTCAACTTCCCTCTGTGGTGTTGTCTCCGTGATGCTATGATTTGACGTGGTGTGTCAACAAACGGGCACTTATCATCCAGGGACCCTTTTTAATTGCACCGCACAAGTGGCAGCCTGTCACCGTGGAGCGTTTTCCCTCCACTTTTCATATCCATGATAAAACCAAAGCGCTGGTCGGGACTTCTCCTGGTGTGGACACCCTCCTCCGGGACCAGTGAACATCCAGGGAATGGACATTAGGATAGGGAGTCTGAACGATAAACTGGACTGGACAAACGCACCATACAAAAAGGAGCGGAGCAAACTCTATCTGCTGAGGGGACTCGGGTCTTCTAGATTACATTAGATTTAACTTTATTCATTCCCAGAGGGAAATTCCGTGAAGTAGCAGCAGAGATGTGCACACTGCAGAGAACTTCTGCAAACAGCACGACCCCTAGTTGAACTGGAAGTGGACAGGTTGAACACAAAGGAAGACAGGACAGTTCCCTGtatgtggggctccaacatcactgaccactgcttcagtgatgttggagccccacagggaactgctCTGTCTCCCTTCTTTTGGACTGCAGAAAGTACTTCTGAGGACCTTGTATGGAGTCTGCTCGGGCAGCAGCGTCTCGACTGCCGACAGAAAGAGACTGAACAGACAGTGAGAAGGCCAGCTGTGTCCAGTGGAAGTGCAGGGAGCAGGAGAACGATGGTCAGGCCCCGTGTAGGACACTCTGACGGCGATGGAGAGATATAGCCGTCCACTGCACAACAATAACTcattcatttatataaataatctcttCAATCAACTATGCAATTGTAACTACCATTCAGTCCGACTATATCATATTTTATGTTGTACTCATTTATCATACCTCTATTGTTTGATTATGTATTTataaccttcgcattgaaaatgcggaaggttatgttttgattgccgtgtatttatttatttatttatttgtatgcgtgttactcgcataactcaaaaagtattaaaccgaatcgcatgaaatttggtgggatgattggttattatccagggaacatttgattcgattttgagatcgatcgggtcaaaggtcaaggtcatgaaaaggtcaaactcttctttaccaatttctatccaattggcatgcaactaatgccaaaatgttcataattcaatgcccgatcttgtgatatgcgaaggtatgcgctctaccgagtgcccgttctagttatacttGTTTTGGTCTTGCTTTTCGACTTATGTCTCATGTTTGGTCGTTTGCACTGTCCACTCTGCTGCTGTGAACCTGCTATGGTCCCAGCTgttgggactaataaaggatcaTCTTATCTTCATTAATTGCACTGGTTTTAATGATGCCGATGATGGCTGATGATGGGTTTATGATTTATCGGTGAGTGCTGGTTTTTGTTTCTGTTGGTACTGCTGTGCACACTCTATGATTTAAGATTTAGAGTTGTGTGCACTGCTACTTACCGCCGTATCCTTTATAGTGATGTATTGCACAGTGATGTAGACGGGCTGGGCAGAAAATTCAGAAATGAAGAattgtcttttattttccttAAATGTCACAACTGCACAGTCAAGTCGAGATGTTACAACATTGACACAAAAATAgttgtttccctttttttaaagtcctgAAGTTTCCAATGTTTCTGATGTAACTCCTTCCCAttacttcttgttcttctttactCACATCGTGTTTATTAAGGAGCTGTCGCTAAATGTAAGAGATAACTGGCAGTGTCAATATTTTCTACACTTGTTCTATCGTGGATAGAACCTGCCATGAGATTTACCTGCCATGTTTTGTCTTTATCTTTCAAGGGAGTCAAGAAACCTTTCACAGAAGTCATCAAGGCTAACATAGGCGATGCCCACGCCATGGGCCAGAAACCAATCACATTTCTCAGACAGGTAGGACAACTACAGCTTTTGCTCTCGTCAATTGAGTGCTTGTATTTCACAGCCAAGTAGCATTCACGCCCATGAAGCAAGACTTACTGCTTTCATACCAACTGAATGTGCCATAAAAGTAAGATATGCGTGTCCCTCTCTCAGGTCTTGGCCCTGTGTGCTTACCCTGACCTTCTGGACGACGACAAGTTCCCGGAGGATGCCAAGCAGAGAGCCCGACGTATTCTCAATGCCTGTGGAGGCCACAGTATAGGTCAGACAACTCCCACTCACTCCACCAACCGCATCCCCTCCCTCCGACGTGCACGTCATTAGCATCCCCCTCCATTCGTCTACTCATTAATACTTTATTTGAACAGTCTGTACTCTTAGCTAAACAGAGCATCGACCGGTCAATGTAGTGACGTTCTTGTTTGATTCAAAGTTCATCTTCATGTGTTCAAGGGGCCTACAGTTCTAGCCAGGGCATTGAATGCATTCGTCAGGATGTGGCGCGCTACATAGAGAAGAGAGATGGTGGAATCTCCTCCGACCCTGACAACATCTACCTCTCCACCGGAGCCAGTGATGCTATTGTGGTACGGGTGTTTTTTATTCTCATTTCTCCAGAGTGCTGACAAACTGTCGGCAAAGGCACGAGTTGATGTGTTGCTTTAATGCAGCACAGGTGACACACTTTCAGTATGACGGGCTTATGAATCTGTTGCTTGTTCACCCTGTTTATGATATGATTCTCTGTACTTTGCACATCTGTAACTTTACTCCACCCAAATACCTTAGTCACTTTCAATACAGCTTCAGTCTTATGCCACTGATAAGATGCACTCGATGACTGCTCTTCAAAATATCTACTGTTGCCTGCTGTGTTAAACCGTGACATTTTGGCCGATCCAAATTAAGACGTGCAAAGATGGATGTGGTCCAAGCAAGTTTACCAGACGTGTGGCggcaggaagtgaggaaggGGCCATTGGCCATCTCGGCTCAGCCAACCCCATGTTAAGATGCGCAATGCTTCTCTCCCAAATATTCTCCTATCGTACTCCTACCACCAGCTTttattctttctctcttcccctcctttcctctaTTCGTCCTCCCAACAAATCCTAATCCCAGAGCATGCTGAAGTTGCTGGTGTGTGGGGAGGGTCGTGATCGTACGGGAGTAATGATCTCCATCCCCCAGTACCCTCTGTACTCAGCGGCCCTGGCCGACCTGGCCGCCGTGCAGATCAATTACTACCTGGATGAGGACAAGTGTTGGAGTCTGGACATTGCAGAGCTGAAGAGAGCCGTCACCGCAGCCAGGCAGCACTGTAACCCTCGCGCTATCTGCATCATCAACCCTGGGAATCCCACTGGTATGTCTGGTGATCGTGGTTCCTGTGTGTTAAATCAGACAGCTGCTGgaattgtgtattttttgtcGGTGTGTATCTGCATGCCCGACTTGCATCAACCTATCCTGTGTGATAGGTCAGGTCCAGAGCAGACAGTGCATTGAAGATGTGATCCGGTTTGCTCAAGAAGAGCATCTCTTTCTCCTGGCTGATGAAGTAATACACCATCACATTTCCTTATtcaagtgttttgtttttccaaaaGCAGACCGCCTTCATCCACATAACCATTCAAGATGCAAGCAGAATTAGAATAAGCTTCACAGTTTCGACACCACACACAGAGCAGCCCAACAATTCCCCTTTCTGCTAATTATCGGTCAACGTCATACATTTACACGAACAGTGCATGACGAAACACTTCTCAATCTACTGTCATCCATTACAGCACCACCACTAACTCTGACCATATTCATGAAGGTTGAAAAAGTAAGGACAGAAATGTATGTATGCATCCTTAATGCTGACTTAATACATTTCAAATTGACAACCAATTTTCAAAAATATTCACTAAAGTGAATATATGACTTCATGAAAATTGTAACATactcacttaacccttgtgttgccttagggtcattttgacccgaatcaatattacaccctccccccgcctttgggtcattttgacccgattcaatgtttcaccctcctgttacctttatatttactaacatattttaccctttggattcaatttgacgccagcaattaaaacctccagaaaatgattagaattaatattgttttccaagtttaagtgtgaggcactttatgtttgtttgttgacgaccgaaagaacaccgacattaaacattgaatggggtcaaattaatcctaaagcggggggagggtgtaatattgattcgggtcaaaatgaccctaaggcaacacaagggttaatccaTTAAGCGACATGTACAGAagttaaatacagtatataattaGCGATGAGCTCACCGTGCCAGTGTTATGATCCTTTTTCAGTCAACTCGTGTAAATATACTGCACATTTAAGTTAATTCTGTTATGAATGTACTTTTAAAAAGAGGTTTTCCCATTTCAGGTCTACCAGGATAATGTGTATGCAGAGGGCTGTAAGTTCCACTCCTTTAAGAGGGTGTTGTTTGAGATGGGACCAGAGTACTCTACTACAGTGGAGATGGCCTCCTTTCACTCTGCCTCCAAATGCTACATGGGAGAGTGAGTAGCTAGACACAGACTACACTTGTTTATGAAACCGACAAACGGTCTTCTTCGTTATTAATACTAAAGCATCCTTGGAGTTGTTACTCTCACAAACCAAAAGATGTTTACTTTGTGTTTTACTTCCTCCTTTCCTGACTCTTTCGTCAGGTGTGGATTCCGTGGCGGCTACATGGAGGTGATCAACATGGACCCTGAAGTGAAGGCTCAACTTACCAAGATGGCGTCGGTGCGTCTGTGCCCCCCTGTTCCCGGACAAGCTCTCCTAGACCTGGTGGTCAACCCCCCACAGCCCGATGAGCCCTCCTACGACAAGTTCATGAAGGTCTGAGGAACACACCAGCTGACACACAGCCTAGCTTAGTGTCTGAGTCTATGCATACACACAATGTATGAGGAGAAACACTTAAAACACCACCGCATGTATTCTATGCATAGACCGTCTCTATTGAGTGAGCTGAAGTTGTCACATGGCACTGAATAATGAATTATGTTCTGTTCTAAGAGGTTTGAAGAACGGCAACGGAAATATAAAATGTCCCCCACCGTGTCCGATCAGTCCATACCAGTTCATCCTGTGATCCCTGTAATGTTTATCACGACCTTTTTATCATGACACTTTTATGATTTGATGACACTTTTCTACAGACTATAATATGACATTTTATAATGTATTATGACTGTTAttttttatatgatatatataacatgGCTTTTTGAACActatttttaaattacttttttacatAATATACAACTTTTTATGGATCTTTTTAAAATGCTATAACAAGACATTGTTATGACTCCTTCAGGAGCGGACAGCGGTGTTGGCAGCTTTAGCAGAGAAGGCGGGGCTAACAGAGCAGATCTTCAACACGGTGCCTGGTATCACCTGTAACCCTGTGCAGGGGGCCATGTACACCTTCCCACGCATCACTCTACCACAGAAGGCCATCGACAAGGCAAAGGTCTGCTCTGCACACCGACATTATGTCAATAATGAGCCTCACCACAAGGCACTTGtcttgtgtgggtgtgttaaaatgtgtgtgggtgtgtctccatCTACAGGCGGAAGGCCACGTCCCTGACATGTTTTATTGTAtgaagctgctggaggaggaggggatctGCCTGGTGCCAGGGAGTGGCTTTGGCCAGAGAGAAGGAACCTTCCACTTCAGGTCTCTGTTCTGTCCTCAATGTTTTACAGATTGTTTGTTCCTCCTTCACTTAATCGTAAAAATGTAGGAACCTATTGCAAGCATTTTTTGACCATTACTCATGTTATGGCTTTATCTGTGCTATATTCAGTGTATTTAAAGTTAATCTGCAAAAAAAGTGTTTTGGCCATTTAAACCCAACTTTCCTTTTCTCAGTTTTGCACTTGTatacatttctat
The Pseudoliparis swirei isolate HS2019 ecotype Mariana Trench chromosome 16, NWPU_hadal_v1, whole genome shotgun sequence DNA segment above includes these coding regions:
- the si:ch211-217a12.1 gene encoding alanine aminotransferase 2-like, producing the protein MSQQAANGLECRGKVLNVDNMNPNVRRVEYAVRGAIVQRALQIEKELKEGVKKPFTEVIKANIGDAHAMGQKPITFLRQVLALCAYPDLLDDDKFPEDAKQRARRILNACGGHSIGAYSSSQGIECIRQDVARYIEKRDGGISSDPDNIYLSTGASDAIVSMLKLLVCGEGRDRTGVMISIPQYPLYSAALADLAAVQINYYLDEDKCWSLDIAELKRAVTAARQHCNPRAICIINPGNPTGQVQSRQCIEDVIRFAQEEHLFLLADEVYQDNVYAEGCKFHSFKRVLFEMGPEYSTTVEMASFHSASKCYMGECGFRGGYMEVINMDPEVKAQLTKMASVRLCPPVPGQALLDLVVNPPQPDEPSYDKFMKERTAVLAALAEKAGLTEQIFNTVPGITCNPVQGAMYTFPRITLPQKAIDKAKAEGHVPDMFYCMKLLEEEGICLVPGSGFGQREGTFHFRMTILPPTEKLKFVLQKISDFHVRFTHEFS